In Garra rufa chromosome 15, GarRuf1.0, whole genome shotgun sequence, a single genomic region encodes these proteins:
- the LOC141287591 gene encoding uncharacterized protein, whose amino-acid sequence MANEEAACQVYAVLMEPEPVSRLMIKYHSLRRQVCFVQSICVLVCVSCCLFTLLFHAFPPPCKENGTNKAPTIGMQFQKAELLTQRETSFTRLTVNNDVSLPERGYVPWMSTPEYPSLDSTRYFILENDNKTLKVLRSGTYKVSLQITYSKVESRKLSGKLEKDEIFLQHDIHHFTDKYKKDMPLPSPLLTYCETVNLNNWRKSMFSEGIFVLEATDRLKVWSNNLNLIDLGEKFVEKTVFVAYPHFST is encoded by the exons ATGGCAAACGAAGAGGCAGCCTGTCAAGTCTACGCAGTTTTAATGGAGCCCGAACCCGTGAGCCGTCTGATGATAAAGTATCACTCACTGCGGAGACAAGTGTGCTTCGTCCAGTCCATCTGCGTGCTCGTCTGCGTCAGCTGCTGCCTGTTCACGCTCCTTTTTCACGCGTTCCCGCCACCCTGCAAG GAAAATGGAACCAACAAGGCACCTACTATTG GAATGCAGTTTCAAAAAGCTGAATTGCTGACACAAAGAGAAACATCTTTCACTCGCCTGACAG TTAATAACGATGTCAGTCTACCTGAAAGAGGATATGTGCCATGGATGTCTACACCAGAGTATCCGTCATTAGACTCTACCAGGTACTTCATCTTGGAAAACGATAATAAAACTCTGAAAGTCCTTCGAAGTGGAACATATAAAGTTTCTCTGCAGATTACGTACAGCAAAGTGGAAAGTAGAAAGCTCAGTGGTAAGCTAGAAAAGGATGAAATATTTCTGCAGCATGATATTCATCATTTTACTGACAAGTATAAGAAAGACATGCCCCTGCCTTCGCCCCTGCTAACCTACTGCGAAACAGTGAACTTGAATAACTGGAGGAAAAGCATGTTCTCTGAAGGTATTTTTGTTCTCGAAGCTACGGATAGACTGAAGGTGTGGTCTAACAATCTGAACCTCATTGATCTTGGAgaaaaatttgtggaaaaaactGTCTTTGTGGCATACCCTCATTTTTCCACATGA